In Naumovozyma castellii chromosome 1, complete genome, one DNA window encodes the following:
- the CMC1 gene encoding Cmc1p (ancestral locus Anc_2.429), whose translation MEQPQMQQSIKHNSPLPIWALTPGEEKKARKNLKTMAYGKCGEYIKALADCAKENGIKVFPTCDPQRIKMKDCLLFYQTDPKFLDEERDKVILEKINSLEKRLKESKLNNK comes from the coding sequence ATGGAACAACCACAGATGCAACAAAGTATAAAGCACAACTCACCACTACCAATCTGGGCTTTGACCCCAGGTGAGGAAAAGAAAGCAAGGAAGAACTTGAAAACTATGGCTTACGGCAAATGCGGAGAATATATAAAGGCTCTAGCTGACTGTGCTAAAGAAAATGGGATCAAGGTGTTCCCCACTTGCGATCCTCAACGTATAAAAATGAAGGACTGTTTACTGTTTTATCAAACAGACCCTAAGTTTCTCGACGAGGAGAGAGATAAGGtcattttggaaaagataaaCAGCCTTGAGAAAAGGTTGAAAGAGagtaaattgaataataaataa
- the APL2 gene encoding Apl2p (ancestral locus Anc_2.430) gives MPPLDKRIKKFLKNSIRVAPKISDKGELAELRAGLVSQYPQTRKDAIKKTIQQMTLNKDVSTLFPDILKNMATNDIEQKKLVYLYVMNYAETHPELCILAVNTFVTDAQDPNPLIRCMAIRTMSMIRVDKILEYIETPLRRTLQDDNPYVRKTAVICVAKLFQLNKDLCIELGVLEDLQSALDDSNPMVVANATASLSEINDMDPNVIDLKTLIQSHVSQFLMALNECTEWARITILGALSEYSAKDSLEAQDIIDRVTAHLQHVNPAVVLATIKVIIKNLPEVEISANGLTMKKLSSALVSLMSSPSEMQYVALKNIRIILEKYPEILSKELRIFYIKFNDPLYVKVEKIDILVRLVDPTNLKQCALLLTEMKEYSMEFEPEFVSRAIQGLAQLGIKYSDERFVQKILDTLLELVERDQDSIKDDCCISMCNLLRHSPSNEKLAEQVCSLLNSWSEPDAILRTDSAKCNYVWLMGQYPQFFPSLQAKMDIFVKLFKQEESLTQMSILITVVKLHSKLPGTMLQHVLELATQETNELDVRDMAMMYWRCLSMDNSEQLVNDLCKTIPPQIENTLDKFSPELLEKLLLELGTISSIYFKPQSDRRRRTITYQNIVKGKHIDELQDLAKNEIESKGNNDVLLDFDDDDDNGEGDDDDDIEMNSTSNGNSHLADLDDLFDFGTAPTTSEINNGVSNLNIRSDSSNTQSQNNPKLSSNTQDLLELF, from the coding sequence ATGCCTCCATTAGACAAACGAATCAAGAAGTTTTTAAAAAACTCTATAAGAGTGGCTCCAAAAATCTCAGATAAAGGGGAATTAGCAGAGCTGAGAGCAGGTCTTGTATCTCAATATCCACAAACACGGAAGGATGCTATCAAGAAAACTATTCAACAAATGACTCTAAATAAAGATGTTTCTACTCTATTTCCTGATATTCTGAAAAATATGGCCACAAATGATATcgaacaaaaaaaattggtttACTTGTATGTTATGAACTATGCAGAAACTCATCCCGAACTATGTATCCTTGCGGTGAACACATTTGTTACAGATGCACAAGATCCCAACCCATTGATACGTTGTATGGCTATAAGAACCATGTCAATGATTAGAGTAgacaaaatattggaatacATTGAGACACCTTTACGCCGTACATTACAGGATGACAATCCTTACGTCAGAAAGACTGCTGTCATATGTGTGGCCAAATTGTTTCAGTTGAATAAAGACCTTTGTATAGAACTAGGCgtattggaagatttacAATCTGCGTTGGATGATTCCAATCCCATGGTTGTCGCCAACGCAACAGCAAGTTTATCtgaaataaatgatatGGACCCAAACGTCATCGATTTAAAAACGTTGATTCAATCTCATGTTTCGCAATTCCTTATGGCATTAAATGAATGTACCGAATGGGCAAGAATAACAATTTTGGGCGCCTTATCTGAATATTCCGCTAAAGATTCTCTAGAGGCACAAGACATTATTGATCGTGTTACTGCCCATTTACAACATGTAAATCCCGCTGTTGTTTTAGCTACGATCAAAgttattatcaaaaatttaCCTGAAGTTGAAATTAGTGCTAATGGGCTAAccatgaagaaattatccTCTGCATTAGTATCATTAATGTCTAGTCCATCTGAAATGCAATACGTGgctttgaagaatattagAATTATCCTTGAGAAATACCCAGAAATATTATCGAAGGAATTAAGAATCTTttatatcaaattcaatgatCCACTTTATGTTAAAGTAGAAAAGATTGATATTTTGGTGAGGCTAGTGGATCCAACAAATTTGAAACAGTGTGCACTTTTATTGACAGAAATGAAAGAGTATTCAATGGAGTTCGAACCAGAATTTGTTTCTCGTGCAATCCAGGGGTTGGCACAACTGGGTATTAAATATTCGGATGAAAGATTTGTTCAGAAGATATTGGATACACTACTAGAATTGGTAGAAAGAGACCAGGATTCTATTAAAGATGATTGCTGCATCTCTATGTGTAATTTGCTGAGACATAGCCCATCCAATGAGAAATTAGCAGAACAGGTttgttctttattaaattcatgGAGCGAACCTGACGCTATATTACGTACCGATAGTGCTAAATGTAATTATGTTTGGTTAATGGGTCAATACCCTCAATTTTTCCCCAGTCTACAAGCCAAGATGGATATTTTTGTTAAGTTGTTCaaacaagaagaatctTTAACTCAAATGTCCATCCTAATTACAGTGGTTAAATTACATTCGAAGTTACCAGGAACTATGTTACAGCATGTCTTGGAGTTAGCTACACAGGAAACAAATGAATTAGACGTCAGAGATATGGCGATGATGTATTGGAGATGTTTATCCATGGATAATTCAGAACAATTAGTCAATGATCTTTGTAAGACAATTCCAcctcaaattgaaaataccTTAGATAAATTTTCACCTGAATTGTTAGAAAAATTGCTTCTAGAACTTGGTACCATAAgttcaatatatttcaaaccACAATCTgacagaagaagaaggacTATAACGTACCAAAACATAGTCAAAGGGAAACACATCGACGAATTACAGGACTTAGCCAAGAATGAAATAGAAAGTAAGGGTAATAATGATGTTCTATTagattttgatgatgatgacgacaATGGGGAAggagatgatgatgatgacatAGAAATGAATTCCACTTCAAATGGTAATAGCCACCTGGCAgatttggatgatttattCGATTTTGGGACTGCCCCAACAACAAGTGAGATCAACAATGGAGTGTCCAACTTGAACATACGATCTGACTCCTCAAATACACAAAGTCAAAATAATCCAAAACTATCGTCAAATACACAGGATTTATTAGAGTTGTTTTAG
- the NCAS0A04270 gene encoding 40S ribosomal protein RACK1 (ancestral locus Anc_2.431), whose amino-acid sequence MSSNEVLVLRGTLEGHNGWVTSLATSAGQPNLLLSGSRDKTLISWKLTGDDQKFGVPVRSFKGHSHIVQDCTLTQDGAYALSASWDKTLRLWDVATGETYQRFVGHKSDVMSVAIDRKASMIISGSRDKTIKVWTIKGQCLATLLGHNDWVSQVRIAPTDQNDDSVTVISAGNDKMVKAWNLNQFQIEADFVGHNGNVNTVTASPDGTLIASAGKDGEIMLWNLAEKKAMYTLSAQDEVFALAFSPNRYWLAAATASGIKIFCLDPQSLVDDLRPEFAGYNKSAEPHAVSLAWSADGQTLFAGYTDSVIRVWQVMTAN is encoded by the exons ATGTCATCTAACGAAGTTTTAGTTTTGAGAGGTACCTTAGAAGGTCACAACGGATGGGTCACTTCCTTGGCCACCTCTGCTGGTCAACCAAACTTATTGTTGTCCGGTTCCCGTGATAAGACTTTGATCTCCTGGAAGTTGACTGGTGACGACCAAAAGTTCGGTGTCCCAGTTAGATCCTTCAAGGGTCACTCTCACATTGTCCAAGACTGTACCTTGACTCAAGATGGTGCTTACGCTCTATCTGCCTCTTGGGATAAGACTTTGAGACTATGGGATGTTGCCACTGGTGAAACCTACCAAAGATTTGTCGGTCACAAGTCTGATGTTATGTCTGTTGCCATTGATAGAAAGGCATCCATGATTATTTCTGGTTCTCGTGATAAGACTATCAAGGTCTGGACTATCAAGGGTCAATGTTTGGCTACTTTATTGGGTCATAATGACTGGGTTTCCCAAGTTAGAATTGCTCCAACTGATCAAAATGATGACTCTGTAACCGTTATCTCAGCTGGTAACGATAAAATGGTAAAG GCCTGGAATTTGaaccaatttcaaattgaagcCGACTTTGTCGGTCACAATGGTAACGTTAATACTGTTACCGCATCTCCAGATGGTACTTTGATTGCCTCTGCTGGTAAGGATGGTGAAATTATGTTATGGAACTTGGCTGAAAAGAAGGCTATGTACACTTTATCAGCTCAAGACGAAGTCTTCGCCTTGGCTTTCTCTCCAAACAGATACTGGTTGGCTGCCGCCACTGCTTCTGGTATCAAGATCTTCTGTTTGGACCCACAATCTTTGGTGGACGACTTGAGACCAGAATTTGCTGGTTACAACAAGTCTGCTGAACCACATGCCGTGTCTTTGGCTTGGTCTGCTGACGGTCAAACTCTATTCGCTGGTTACACTGATAGTGTCATCAGAGTGTGGCAAGTCATGACCGCCAACTAA
- the OCT1 gene encoding metalloendopeptidase (ancestral locus Anc_2.432) yields MLKTLPVRKSVVLPFLFNGLKRSCYSTIIPPWKPLSSEDQLKKAFDDADYWNNLTSRERGYKEKLLSKFTRLPEEKGLFLNPYLTSPKGLKEFSNKSLEKARSLVDTMKNDRSFKGEMGFIMNLDRLSDTLCRVIDLCEFIRSTHPDEAFVKAAQDCHEQMFEFMNVLNTDVVLCDILKHVLNDPNINSKLTPEEIKVGKLLLEDFEKSGIYMDPNIRKQFISLSQEISLTGQDFINNIDLIKSNHVKIKCSELNKSGVNSLLLKQLPKDITGKYYKIPTSGYIPISLIRSCPDATIRAKVWASLHSCPNDQIRRLTHLVKLRAILAHLLNKCSFAKYQLEGKMAKTPQNVRDFIKTLMDYMRPKAAQELKFMADLKCKELNIPTSDSTTAILDLISPWDREYYTTIHSKAKDVNLYENHPINMYFTMGNIMKGLSHIFQRIYGIRLEAVVPEEGETWSPEVRRLNVISETEGLIGVVYCDLFERAGKTSNPAHFTVCCSRQIYPDENDLSTIQIGTNPDGTAFQLPVISLVCNFSSTLTSNDKMICLLQLNEIETLFHEMGHAMHSMLGRSRLQNVSGTRCATDFVELPSILMEHFARDKRVLHEIGFHYETNERVSEYVIEAHLKKMKFLQDCETFSQGKMAMLDQELYSENIIKDLDHVDVVKIYQTLEEDLKVLVDNKSNWCGKFGHLFGYGASYYSYLFDRAIASKVWDQLFAKDPFSREGGEKFKNCVLKWGGLRDPWHCIADVLEQPELAKGDANAMKYIGQTEGL; encoded by the coding sequence ATGTTGAAAACCTTACCTGTCAGGAAAAGTGTAGTTTTaccttttcttttcaatggattGAAGCGTTCATGTTATTCCACTATCATTCCACCATGGAAACCTCTTTCTTCAGaagatcaattgaaaaaagcCTTTGACGATGCCGACTATTGGAACAATCTAACCTCAAGAGAAAGAGGTTATAAAGAAAAGCTGCTGTCAAAGTTTACCAGATTGCCAGAAGAGAAGGGTTTATTTCTAAATCCTTATTTGACAAGTCCGAAAGGTTTGAAGGAGTTCAGTAATAAATCACTAGAAAAGGCACGCTCTTTGGTTGATACTATGAAAAATGATAGATCCTTCAAAGGTGAGATGGGTTTCATAATGAATTTGGATAGACTAAGCGACACGCTTTGTAGGGTCATCGACCTATGTGAGTTCATACGATCAACTCATCCTGATGAGGCATTTGTTAAGGCAGCACAAGACTGCCATGAACAAATGTTTGAATTTATGAATGTGCTAAATACGGATGTTGTTTTATGTGATATCTTAAAGCATGTTTTGAATGACCCAAATATTAACTCCAAATTAACTCCAGAGGAGATTAAAGTTGGAAAGCTGCTATTAGAGgactttgaaaaatctggGATTTATATGGACCCTAATATAAGGAAACAATTTATTTCTCTATCACAAGAAATCAGTTTAACAGGACAAGactttattaataatattgacTTGATCAAATCCAATCATGtaaaaattaaatgttCAGAGCTAAATAAAAGTGGGGTTAACAGTTTGTTGTTAAAACAGTTACCTAAGGATATAACgggaaaatattataaaattcCAACATCAGGATACATTCCCATATCATTAATAAGAAGTTGCCCAGATGCAACAATAAGAGCAAAAGTATGGGCCTCATTACATAGCTGCCCCAACGATCAAATCAGGAGATTAACACATCTGGTCAAATTGAGAGCTATCTTGGCACATCTCTTAAACAAATGTAGTTTTGCAAAATATCAATTAGAAGGGAAGATGGCGAAAACCCCACAAAATGTTCgtgatttcattaaaacTTTGATGGATTACATGAGACCAAAAGCTGCccaagaattgaaatttatgGCCGATCTCAAGTGCAAAGAGTTAAATATTCCAACAAGTGATAGCACAACTGCAATCTTAGATTTGATATCGCCATGGGATCGTGAATACTACACAACAATTCATTCAAAAGCAAAAGACGTTAATCTTTATGaaaatcatccaataaATATGTATTTTACTATGGGGAACATAATGAAGGGTTTGTCGCACATATTCCAGAGGATTTATGGTATCCGTTTGGAAGCCGTGGTTCCAGAAGAGGGTGAGACATGGTCGCCCGAGGTAAGAAGACTAAACGTAATATCCGAAACAGAGGGATTGATTGGAGTAGTGTATTgtgatttatttgaaagggCTGGGAAGACATCAAACCCCGCTCACTTCACAGTTTGTTGCTCGAGACAAATATATcctgatgaaaatgatctTTCTACCATACAAATTGGTACCAATCCAGATGGTACAGCATTCCAACTACCTGTTATTTCTCTTGTatgtaatttttcatcaacttTGACatcaaatgataaaatGATATGTCTTTTACAACTAAATGAGATTGAAACGTTATTTCATGAAATGGGACATGCCATGCATTCCATGCTTGGGAGATCAAGATTGCAAAATGTTAGCGGGACAAGATGTGCAACAGATTTTGTTGAGTTGCCTAGTATATTAATGGAACATTTTGCTCGTGACAAGAGAGTTTTACACGAAATAGGATTCCATTATGAAACAAATGAGAGGGTATCTGAATATGTTATTGAAGCTCATCTtaaaaagatgaaatttttacAAGACTGTGAAACCTTTTCTCAAGGGAAGATGGCCATGCTAGATCAAGAACTCTATagtgaaaatattataaaagaTCTTGATCATGTCGATGTGGttaaaatatatcaaaCTTTGGAAGAGGATTTAAAAGTACTCGTTGACAATAAGAGTAATTGGTGCGGTAAATTTGGTCATTTATTTGGTTATGGTGCGAGTTATTATAGTTATTTATTTGACAGAGCCATTGCATCAAAAGTTTGGGATCAATTATTTGCAAAAGATCCATTTAGCAGAGAAGgtggtgaaaaatttaaaaattgtGTTTTAAAATGGGGAGGATTGCGAGATCCTTGGCATTGCATAGCCGATGTACTGGAACAACCAGAATTGGCAAAGGGTGATGCGAATGCGATGAAATATATTGGACAAACAGAAGGTTTGTGA